ATGAAGATTTTGCTGCATGGTTAGTTGATCAAGGAATCGATAGTGTTTCATTGAATCCTGACACCGTTTTACCAACATGGTTATATTTGGCCGATAAGTTAGCCAATAAATAAAAGGCAGTAAGCCACTAACGTTATTAGTGGTTTACTTTGTACTTTTATAAATAAACGGCATTATTGTTAATGAATTAGGCATCACTAGATAACTAGTGGTGCTTTTTTTTGATAAAAATTAACTTGGCAATCCATTGTTACGTAAATTTTTCACATTACGGTTAATGATATGTCTTAAGGCTATTCTGTACAGTAATTTTTTAAACCCCATTAGATTGCTGCCATGTAAGTTATAAAAATCGTCAGGGGTGTCGAATATTCCAAAATCATCAGCAATACCACTAGACTGAATGTAAGTAGACTCAGTTGTTATTTCATTGTCGGGTCGATGTAAATCAGAGACAGCAATACCGTAGCCGTTAAAATTTTTACTCTCAGGATAGGCTTGCTGTACTTGAACTAGTAATGGTTTATCGATGATGAAACCTTCATGGTTTAACCATACACCATTAATTTTTACCTCTACCCAGCTATGCAAAATACGCTTTGGCGCAAGTAACATTAAGTAATTAGGAATAACGCCTCGTTGCAAAGCATTATAAATTGTAAAACCATGAAATTTACAGGGAATATTTAAAGCTCTAAGTAATGCCATAAATAACGTACTTTTGGTATTACATTGACCATAACCATCATTAAGTACATCACTCGCAGATATGCTGTCATCTATGTTGTAACCAAACTTTATCTCATCACGTATAAAATAATATACCGCTTGTAGTGCTTGTTCTGGTGTTAATCTTCGCCATGCTTTGTGTTTGATAAGGGCTTGAATAGTTGGATGCTGATAATTAAGTATTTCACTGCTTTCTATATAGTTCGTCGTCATATTAACCTCTAAAATTTAATACCAGTTTCATTAATTAAGTGAACAACTTTATACGTAGAAAAAATTGCCAAATACAAGGCGTTTATTTCAATAACTAGTTGTTCTAATTATTAAATAAATAACGATGTAGTTGGTGATTTTAGCAAGTAGAAATGATCACATAGCTAGTGAGATTGGTATAACTTTATATTTCATTAATTTTTAGAGAAGCATAACTAAGAGAAGCAGCTAATTATTGAATAAACTAGCTACTTTACTTACATCAATGAAAAAGAGTGCTTAATTTTATAAGGATGGCTAGCTATAACAATAACTTCATCTGAAACAACTTAGTAATTGTTTACTGGTCATGCCAAATGTTCTTTTAATGGTTCGACACAGGTGCGCGCTATCACTGAAACCGGAAAGATAAGCGGCTTCAGTCAAATTAACTCCTGTTTTAATTGCCTGAATAGCACATATTAATCTACGCCATAATAAATAAGGGCGCCACGATACACCTAACTCTTTGGTGACTAGGTGTAAAAATTGACTCTCTGAAATTGCTAACCAATTAGCCACATCTTTTGCGCGCCATTGGTCTGGTTTTAAACAGTTACCGTTTAAACAGCTATCTAGCCGAGCAAGTAATTTTAATAAATGCTTGCTTTGACATTGATAAGGGTTATTTTTTAGCGACTCAACTAATGGTATGTAATGATCTAGTTTTGTCACTAGTGCACTGATACTGACATTATCGGTTGGTATCATTACAGGTAAAGGGGGTGATGCTTTTGTTAATATTTGTATTGAAAGTTCACGCATTGTGTTACCAAGTTTACTTTCAGGCTCCGCAAGTATGATCCAACCTTCAGACATTGATAACTGATGCGGTTCGTTTGGTTCGATAATTTTACCTGTTAATAATACCTCACCATTTAATGTGCTAGTTTTACTAGGGATACAAAGTTGCCATAAAGAATGTTGATGAGGCTTGGTATCAATTGCTGATCCATAAGCAATCACTACGCCAGGTGAAAAATAGGAGAAATTCTGATTATTGTTCAATGCTAAGTTCATGGCTCTATCACGTAATAAATTTTGTCGAGTTGACTATTAAGGGTAATAGTAAGCATTTATTACAAAATTGTTAACGTTACTTTGCAATAATTGATGATCGATATTATCTAATTATTTTTAACATAAATAGGCAGCTTTGATCATTTTAGACTAAAGTTAGGTTGTTATTAACCTTTTACGGCCCTTAAT
The sequence above is a segment of the Colwellia sp. 20A7 genome. Coding sequences within it:
- a CDS encoding transglutaminase-like domain-containing protein, which codes for MTTNYIESSEILNYQHPTIQALIKHKAWRRLTPEQALQAVYYFIRDEIKFGYNIDDSISASDVLNDGYGQCNTKSTLFMALLRALNIPCKFHGFTIYNALQRGVIPNYLMLLAPKRILHSWVEVKINGVWLNHEGFIIDKPLLVQVQQAYPESKNFNGYGIAVSDLHRPDNEITTESTYIQSSGIADDFGIFDTPDDFYNLHGSNLMGFKKLLYRIALRHIINRNVKNLRNNGLPS
- a CDS encoding helix-turn-helix transcriptional regulator yields the protein MNLALNNNQNFSYFSPGVVIAYGSAIDTKPHQHSLWQLCIPSKTSTLNGEVLLTGKIIEPNEPHQLSMSEGWIILAEPESKLGNTMRELSIQILTKASPPLPVMIPTDNVSISALVTKLDHYIPLVESLKNNPYQCQSKHLLKLLARLDSCLNGNCLKPDQWRAKDVANWLAISESQFLHLVTKELGVSWRPYLLWRRLICAIQAIKTGVNLTEAAYLSGFSDSAHLCRTIKRTFGMTSKQLLSCFR